The sequence GATCAGCGGCACGTCGAGCACGAAGCCGGTGGCGAGGACGGTCCCGGCGGCACGCCGGAGGGGGGCGTTCACGCGCTGCTCCCGATCACGTGGTGGATCCGGCCGGTGGTGGCGTCGCCCACCACGACCCGGCCGGGCGGGCGCTCGGCCGCGATCAGCGGTCGGGCGGGGTGCACGGCCGGCGGGGCGGTGCCGCCGGAGAATCCGTTCAGGGTCCGGACACCGTCGTGCCGGATCGCCCGCACCGTCCGGCTCCCGGGTGCCCAGGTGATCAGCACCGGCTCGCGCCCGTCGTGCACCAGGCCCGCCACCTGGGCTTTCTCTCGGAACGAAAGCCGGCGTTCGTCACCGAGCCGGGTCCGCACCGTCCAGGTCCTGCCGTCCTCGGACCAGGCCGCGGTGCCGCCCGCGTGCACCAGGTGCCTGGCCCGCAGCGCGTCGGTAGGCAGCGTCTGCTCGAACAGCCTTGGCTCGCGGCATCGTTCGAAGCCGAACGGGCCCTCCGCCCGCCGGCCGACCGGGCCGTCGTCGGTGACCGCGCCGTCGGGCCCGATCCGGCGCCAGCGGCCGGCGACCGGGACGAGCAGGTCGTCCCCGGAGCGCAGCAGCGGCAGCACCGGGCGGCTCGCCAGGGCCCCCAGGACCGTCCCGTCGAGGCCGAGGAAGGCCGGGTCGACGGCGAACTCCGCGCTCCCGCCGACCTGTCGCCCGCTGACGTACCGGAGTACCCGGTCCCGGTGCAGGTGGAGGGCGAACAGGCGGCGGCCGGTCCGGCCGGCGGCGATCACCCGGCCGTTCAGGTGGTGCGACTTGGAGCGGGTGGCGGCGGCGTGCTTGTGCTCGGGCTGCCGAACGTCCGTGGCGAGCAGGACCCCCTCGTACTGGCCCCGGGTGAGCAGCACGGTCGTGTCGGTGGTGAAGACGGGCAGGGCCAGGCCGGCCGGACCGGCCGCGTCGGCGGGGGTCGGGACGAGCACCGCACCGTTGCGCCGGAACTCCGCGCCGCGCAGCGCGCGGACGGCGATGTCGGCCGCGGGCAGCGGCAGTTCGGCCTCGGTGCGGTCGAGGCGGACGGTGACGTGGGTGGCGCCCTCCGGGCCCCAGCGGGCCACGTCGGTGGAGAGGACGCGGGGCGGGCCGGACGGCGAGCCGTCCGGCGGACCGAGCAGCCCCGGGAGCCCGTCGGCGAGCCGGGACGAGGTGAGCAGCCAGACCCGGTCCGCGGCGTCGAGTCCGGCGACGGCCTGCCGCACGTGCTCGGCGGTCGGCTCGGTGGGGCGGCGGGCCGCGAGCCAGGAGGGCAGCAGGTCGGCCGGTTCACCGGCGAGCCACCAGCCGGGCGGGTCGCCGAGCACGCCCACCCGCAGTTCGCTGCCGCGGGCGGTGGCCCGGCGGTGCAGCACCAGCAGCGCGGCCAGTTGGACCAGTCGGCCGGCGCCGGCCTGGGACGGGCCGGCATCGACCAGCACGACCGTCCGGCCGCGCGTGGCGGTGCTGCGGAACTCGGGTGCCAGGTACAGGAGTTCGCGGTCGACGAAGCGGCGCAGGAACTCCTCGGGGTGCTCCTGGGCGAGCAGCCACTCGGCGGGCAGCAGCTGGTCCGGCCGGCCGTGGCGGCCGATCCCGCCCGTGCCGTCCGGCTCCCCCGGTCCGTCGGCCACCGGCTCGCGGGCACCGACGAGTCGGTCCAGCCGTCGCAGCAACGGCCCGAGGGCGACCGCGAGTTCGGGGGTCAGCGCGGACAGCGTCCCGGCCCACGGGGCGAGTGCGGCGGGCAGTCGGGTGGCGCTCATCGTCCGGCCCGCCGGGTCAAGGGCGTGAGGGCGTCCGGGTCGGTGGCGGCGGCCGGCGGTGCGGCCACCAGGGCGTGGCCGGGGACGAGCACGCAGAGGTCCCCGGGCCGGGCGCCGAGGGCGGACCGCCAGAGGGTCGCGGCAGGCCGGGGGCGGGCGGTGGTCGGGACGAGCAACTCCTCGTCGTGGCCGAGGTAGTGGGCGCCGTCCGCCCACGGGAGCCCGTCCTCGGCACCGAGCACGAGCAGGGTGGTGTCGTCGGCGAGCACGCCGAGCCGGGCGCCGTCGGCGAGGCGGTCCCGGGTCGCGGCGGCCAGGGCCGGGACGGCGTCGCCGACCGCGAGCACGGCGGCGGCGGTCAGCGGGGGCTCGCGGCGCTCCCAGGTGAGCGCCACGGCGGGTGGCGGGGTCGGTCCGTCGGTGGCGGTCACGAGGGCGCGACCGCCGCGACGAGCTCGGCGCGTATGCCGGCCAGGGCGGCGGGCAGGTCGGCCGGGGCGAAGCCGGCGTCGATCTCGCGCAGCGCGGCCTCCAGGCGCAGCCGGGAGTCCCGGCCCTCGGGCAGGCCGCGGTGGCCGGCGAGCAGGGCGGCGCCGGTGCGGGCGAGTCGTTCGGCGCGGGCCGCCGAGCTGCGCGACAGCTCCTCGGCGGCGTGGGCGAGGCTCTGGTTGGCGGCCTTCTCGATCAGGTCGCCGAGGGTGTCGCGGGCCAGCGCCTGGGTGTCCGCGGTGGGCGCGACCAGTGGCAGCACCCACAGGTCGCGCGCGGTGGCGACGGTCCGGCCGTCGAGGACGGCGGCGGCCGCGACCAGGCGCTGGGAGCGGACGGCCCGCCGGTCGCTCACGGGCACCCCGGCGGCGCGCAGCCGGCGCAGCGCGGAGGCGAGCAGCGGGGTGACGCCGTCGAGTCCGCAGCCCCGGGCAGCGTCGGCGAGCCGGTCCAGCGCGCCGAGCCGGCCGTCCGGGCCGGCCCCACCGCGTGGGCCGTCGGGGAGCTGCACGACCGGGGCCGGGGCCGGCCGGCGCCCGGCCTCCAGGAGTTCCTCCAGCCGGGCGTCGGCCACCGGATCGACGAACACCCGGGCGAGGAAGCGGTCGGCGAAGGCGGCGAGCGCCGGGTCCTCCGGCAGGTGGTTGGCGGCGCCGACGCAGACCCGCAGCGGGCTGGCCAGGACGGTGCCGCCGCGCCGGAACACCCCCTCGTTGAGCAGGCCCAGCAGGGTGTTGAGGACGGCCGTGGAGCCGAGGAACACCTCGTCGAGGAAGGCCACGTCCGCCTCGGGCAGCATGCCGGAGGTCTCGAACTCGACCCGGCCCTCGCGCAGGCTGCGCAGGTCGACCGGGCCGAACAGCTCGTTGGGCTCGGTGAACCGGCCGAGCAGGTACTCGAAGTAGCGGCCGCCGAGCTGCCCGGCCACCCGGCGCACGGCCTCCGACTTGGCGGTGCCCGGCGGTCCGACGACGAGCAGGTGCTCCCCGGCGACGGCGCAGAGCGCCACCACCTCGGCGACCGCCTCCCGGTCGACCATGTCGCGCCCGGCGGCGGCCACGACGCCCGCGATCAGCTCGGCGTCCTGGCGGAGCGCGGCGGGAGAGGCGTCGGAAGGGGTGCTGGTGTCGGTCACAGACACGGGATTCTACGGAGGCCGGACCACCGGCCTCCAGCGGGTTTCCGCGGCTCCCCGCCGCCGGGGCTACCGGGCACGAGCCGCAGCGGCTCGTGCCCGGTAGCCCCGGAGGCCGTCAGCCCGCCAGCTTCCAGAGCTGGCCACCGCCCAGGCCCTTGGTGCAGTCCAGCGCGGCCAGCGGGCTGCCGGCCGAACCGGCGGTCAGGCAGCCGCCGTTCGGGTAGCCGTTCTGCATGTTGTAGACGCCCCGGATCCGGTACCAGCCGTTGCCGTACTCCTCGAACCGCCACAGCTGGTTGCTGCCACCGTGCGCCTTCACCAGGTGCGTCCGCCAGTCGTTGGGGATGACGTCCACCAGCATGGCGCCGCGGTAGTCCGTCTCGATCTGCCAGTTGCCGTTGCCCACGTCCCACAGCGCCCACTTCTGGGCCTGGTTGCCGTTCGGGTACTGGCCCTGGATCCACGCCCCCGCGTTGGTGTTGGCGTCCTGGAGGTCCACCGCGAGGCCGTTGTCGGCGATCAACGTGGTCACCTTCCCGTGCGCGGGCCGGCCGCCCTCGCCCCTGGCCCGGGCGTCGGCCGCCTCGTGCGCGGACTTCTGCGAGGTGGTCGGGAACCAGTAGGTGTACTTGTCGCTGGTGCTGCCCGCCGTGCCGGTGGAATGGGTGTGCCCGTAGTGACGCCAGTTCTGGTAGCCGTAGTTGCCGTCGTTGCTCCAGACCTGGCCGTCGGAGTCGAAGACGTACACGTCGTAGAGCGCCTTGTCGTCGGAGCCCTCGTACTGGACGGTGCCGAAGCAGTTCGACTTCTGCAGGATGTTCTCCCGGAAGCCCTTGCCGGACCGGAAGATGCTGATGTTGTACTCGCCCCGGGTGAGGTACTGCAGCTTCTTGGACAGGCTCTCCAGGAACCCGGCCTGGTTCTCCCGCAGTTCGGCGCTCTTCCGGGCCTCGTCGATCAGCGACTTCACGAAGTCGGCTCCCGCGAAGACACCGCCGATCAGCGCACCCGGGTCGATGCCCCCGGCCGAGCTCCTGGGCGTGATGGGCGAGGTCCGGACCACCGGGGTGCTGATCCCGCCGACGATCTGCCGGCACTCGACGCCCATGCTGATGTCGGCGGACGCCTGGGTCGGCGCCACGAGAGCGATGCCGGCGGTCGCGGTGACGGCGGCGAGCGCCGTTCCGAGGAACTTGCGAAACATGATGTCCGTCTCTCCGTGAGTCGCTGCCCGGGCGGCATCCGGCCGGCCGGGTCGAGCGGAACGGGAACGACTCTGGCCCGCCCGCGTACACACGCCGTACACGACCGGTGGACCGTCGCCGCCACGGCGTCCACGGATCGCTGACGTCCTGTGCACACGCCGCTGGTGTCCTGCTCATGCCCGCCCCGCAACCGGGGCGGGACCGTCGAGCAGTAGGAGAACCCCGTGAACGACACCTCCACCCGCACCACCCGTGTCCGCGCCCGGTCGGCGGGGGCGGTGCTCGCCGCGTGCGCGCTGTCGGTCACCGGCCTCGCGCTGTCCGCCGCGCCGGCGAACGCCGCCGCCACGGACGTGGTCGAGCAGACGATCACGATCCAGGACCACCAGAACCACCACGCGCTGGCCGGCGCGGACGGGGAGGGCTCTCGGATCGTCGCGCGCAACTACCGCGACAGCTCCACCCAGTTCTGGATATCCAACAAGCCGAACGGCCGGGTCGACTTCGTCCGCAACGTCAACGGCACCGAGCGTGTCGTCGAGATGGACACCAGGGACGGCCGGACCACCCAGTTCGTCCACTGGTGGGCGGGGGACAACCAGCAGTGGACCCTGGAGAACGCCGCGGAGGGCGGCACCTACCTGCACAACGCCCGGGACAACCGCTGTCTGACCTACCACGGCCAGGACCGCGAGGTGACCGTCGAGTCCTGCGACGGCAGCATGTCCCAGCGGTTCGACCTGGTGCCCGGGTCCGGCACCACCCAGCCCCCGACGTCCTCGAACGAGCAGCGCTTCCTCCAGCGCCTCAACGAGCTGCGCGCCCAGTACGGCAAGGCACCGGTGCGGCTCGACGCGACCCTCGGCCAGGCCGCCCGGTGCAACGCCGGCCAGATGGACCAGCGTCACGTGTCCGGCCACTTCTGCGACTCGGGCGCCATCGCCAAGGGCCTCGGCTACAACTGGCGGGCCTGGGGCGAGATCGCCTTCTACGGCCCCACCGGCATCGACGCCGCCTTCGACGGCTGGGTGAGGTCCTCGCTGCACTTCAACATCATGATCGACGGCAACTACACCGAGGTCGGCCTCTCCCAGGTCGGCGCGGCCTCCTGGAACGCCGACTTCGGCACTCGCTGACCTCCCCCGTGAGGGACGGCCGGACCACGGCCGTCAGAGGTTCGGCCATCCCTCGCGGTTGGAGCACGACTCGTAGTCGTAGCGGGTGACGTGCTCCCACTCCTCGCCCGTCGCCGCCTCGAAGGCCTCCTCGTGGACGTACAGCAGGGCTTCGCCGCTGCGGAAGGAGTGGGCGGCGAACAGCTCCGGATCGGCGAGCACCCGGTCGTACGCGGCCCGGCCGGCGGCGACCACGGCGGCGCGGGCGTAGAGGAAGCCGTCGTCGCTCAGCGGCACCGGCACCCCGGGGAGGTCCGGGTCCACGGCCCGTTGGGTGCCGTACTCCTCCCGGTCGAGGCGGTACAGCGCTTCGACGAGGCGTTCGCCGTAGCCGAGGATCTCCTCGACCGGACCGGCGGCGAGCACCTCGCCCAGCCGCTCGCAGCCCTCGTCGAGGGTCGCGCAGACGGCGACCGCGGACTCGCCGCCGATCAGGTCGATCAGCTGCCAGAACCGCTGCCAGGACAGCTCTGCCGCCGGTGCCTCGTCGATGGTGCTCACGGTCGTACCGTTCCGTTCCGGATTCGGGTGGGTCGGCACCGATCCTGGCACGGACCACCGACAACCGGACGGCGGTCAGTCCTCGACCCCCTCCCAGCCGCGCCGGGGCGGCGCGCCGGCGGGCTGCTTCGGGTCGCGGGAGCGGTAGACGATGTACGGGCGGAAGAGGTACTGCACGGGTGCGCTGAACATGTGCACCAGGCGTGTGAAGGGCAGCAGCGCGAACAGCAGCAGGCCGACCACCGCGTGCACCTTGAACGCGACCGGCACGTCCGCCATCCGGTACACGTCCGGGCTCAGGGTGAACAGGCTGCGGACCCACGGGGCGATGGTGGTGCGGTAGTCGTATCCGGCGTCGAGCGAGGCGTGCGTCAGCTTGGCGACCAGGCCGAGCACGATCGCCGCGAGCAGCACCGCGTACATCAGCTTGTCGTTGCGGGTGGTGGCGCGCAGCACGGCCGGGTTGGTGCGCCGGCGGTAGAGCAGCACCAGGATCCCGGTGACGGCGAGCAGTCCGGCCGCGCAGCCGGCGAACAGCGAGAGCAGGTTGTAGGCGTGCTCGTCCAGGCCGACCGCGTCGGTCCAGGAGGCGGGCACGAACAGGCCCATCAGATGGCCGACCAGGACGAACAGGATGCCGTAGTGGAACACCGGCGAGGCGAGGTTCAGCAGCCGGGACTCGTAGATCTCGGAGGAGCGGGTGGTCCAGCCGAACCTGTCGTAGCGGTAGCGCCAGACGAGGCCGGAGACGAGGAGCGCGAGCGCGATGTACGGCAGCGCGCCCCAGAGGAAGGTGTCCATCGGCGGGTCTCCGGTCGGGGTTCGGAAGGGTTCGGTCGGGACAGCTCCGTCAGGACGGCTCGGTCAGCACCGGCAGCAGCCCGAGGTGCCCGTACGGCGTGAGCGGGTCCAGCCCGACGTCCTCCCGGGGCGGCCCGCTGCGGGCCAGGGCCAGGGCGGCGGCGCGGTCCTTCGGCGAGGGGCCGGGCAGGGTGGCGCAGACGGCGGCGAGCACGTCCGCGTACGGCGTGCCGTGCTCGGTGAGGGCGAGCCGCAGCAGTTCCAGCGCGGGCCGGTGCTCGCGCAGCAGGGTGTCGTCGCCGGTGGCGGCGGTGAACTCCAGTACGGCGGGCAGGAAGTCGGGCAGGTCCTCGCCGGTGAACTCCAGGGCGTGCGCCCGGTAGGCGGCCTTGAAGCGCAGCAGCGCCGCGCCCCGCCGGCGGGTGTCGCCGTCGGTCCACCAGCTCAGGTGGAGGCTGTGCCGCTGCCGGAAGTCGAACACCTCGACGTACTGGCGGGCGAGTTCGCCGGGCGGGAGGCCGGCGGCGCGGCCGAGGAAGGCCCGCAGCGGCGCGGCGGCGGCGTGCCGGACCGGGGCCAGCAGCGCGGTCAGCTCCGTCGGCGGCGTGGTCCGGTCGGGGTAGCAGAGGCATTCGGCGGCGACCCGGCGCACCACCGCCGCCGCCCCGTCGCCGCTCACCGGCCGGCCTCCGGCGGGTCCTGCCGGTCGCCGGTCTGGCGCCGGCGCAGCGCGTGGAAGCTCTCGACCGTGATCAGCGGCAACGAGCGGCGCCCCGATCCCTCGCCGAACGGCCCGTCCGCGCCGCCGGGGTCGCCGTCCGTGTGGTCGAGGCCGCAGCCGGTGGGCACGGCGGACTCCTCCAGGCGTTCGGCGTCGGCGCGGGCGGCGGTCGGGATGACGTAGCGGTCCTCGTACTTGGCGATCGCGAGCAGCCGGAAGAGGTCCTCGACCTGCCGGGCGTCGAGCCCGACCGCCTCGGCGGCGGCGGGGTCGGGGGTCCGGCCGAGGTTGACGGCGCGCATGTGGGCGCGCATCGCGGCCAGCCGGTCGAGGGCGGCGCGCACCGGCACCGGGTCCCCGGCGGTGAAGAGCTGGGCGAGGTAGTCGACCGGGATCCGCAGGGCGTCGATCGCGCCGAAGAGGTTGCCGGCGTCCTCGCCGTCGTGGCCGCTGGCGGCGACCTCCTCGACGACCGGGGAGAGCGGCGGGATGTACCAGACCATCGGCAGGGTGCGGTACTCGGGGTGGAGCGGCAGCGCGACCCGGTAGGTGCTGATGAGCGCGTGCACGGGCGAGCGGCGGGCGGCCTCGATCCAGTCGTGGGGCACGCCGTCGCGTTCGGCGGCCCGCCGCACCTCGGGGTCCTCCGGGTCCAGGAAGACGCCCAACTGGGCCCGGTAGAGCTGGTGCTCGTCCGCCACGGAGGCGGCTTCGGTGACCCGGTCGGCGTCGTAGAGGACGATGCCGAGGTAGCGCAGCCGCCCGACGCAGGTCTCGGAGCAGACGGTGGGCAGGCCGACCTCGGTGCGCGGGTAGCAGAAGGTGCACTTCTCGGCCTTGCCGGTGCGGTGGTTGAAGTAGATCTTCTTGTAGGGGCAGCCGGTGACGCACTGGCGCCAGCCCCGGCAGCCGTCCTGGTCGACCAGGACGATGCCGTCCTCGGCCCGCTTGTAGATCGCGCCGGACGGGCAGGCGGCCACGCAGGCGGGGTTGAGGCAGTGCTCGCAGATCCGGGGCAGGTAGAACATGAAGCTCTGCTCGTACTCGAACCGGATCCGCCGCCCGACCTCCTCGCGCATCCGCTCGACATTGGGGTCGGCGGGTCCGTGCTCGGGGGCGCCGCCGAGGTCGTCGTCCCAGTTGGGGGACCATTCGACGGCCATCGGCCGGCCGGTGATCATCGAGTGCGGCCGGCCGACGGGGTAGTCCTCGCCGAGCGGGGCGTCGGTGAGGGCGCGGTAGTCGTACGTCCAGGGCTCGTAGTAGTCCTGGAGGGTGGGCAGCACCGGGTTGGCGAAGATGGTGGCGAGCTTGTACAGCCGCCCGCCCTGGCGGAGTTTCAGCCGCCCGTGGCGGTCCAGCCGCCAGCCGCCGCGCCACTTCTCCTGGTCCTCGTAGCGGCGCGGGTAGCCGAGCCCGGGGCGGGTCTCGACGTTGTTGAACCAGACGTACTCGGTGCCGGCGCGGTTGGTCCAGGTCTGTTTGCAGGTCACCGAACAGGTGTGGCAGCCGATGCACTTGTCGAGGTTCATCACCATGGCGAGCTGGGCCATCACGCGCATCAGTACCGCACCTCCTGGCTCCGTCGGCGGATCACCGTCACCTCGTCGCGCTGGTTCCCGGTCGGTCCGAGGTAGTTGAACGCCCAGGAGAGCTGGGCGTAGCCGCCGATCAGGTGGGTGGGCTTGAGCAGCACCCTGGTCAGCGAGTTGTGGATGCCGCCGCGCTTGCCGCCGGTCTCGGCCCGGGGCACGTTGACGGTGCGTTCCTGCGCGTGGTGCATGTAGACCGTGCCGGGCGGCATCCGGTGCGAGACGACGGCCCGGGCGACGACGACTCCGTTGCGGTTGACGGCCTCGATCCAGTCGTTGTCGGCGACTCCGATGGCGGCGGCGTCCTCGACCGACATCCAGACCACCTGCCCGCCGCGGGAGAGCGCGAGCATGAACAGGTTGTCCTGGTACTCGGAGTGGATGGACCACTTGTTGTGCGGGGTGAGGTAACGGACCGTCACTTCGGCGCGCCCGTCCGCGCCGAGGGCCGGTTCGCCGAAGAGCCGGCGCAGGTCGAGCGGCGGCCGGTAGACCGGCAGCGCCTCGCCGAGTTCGTGCATCCAGTCGTGGTCGACGAAGAAGTGCTGGCGCCCGCTGAGCGTGTGCCAGGGCTTGAGGTGCTCGGTGTTGACGGTGAACGGGCTGTAGCGGCGCCCGCCGGACTCGCTGCCGGACCACTCGGGCGAGGTGACCACCGGGGCGGGGGCGGCCTGGGTGTCGGCGTAGGTGACCCGGCGGCCCTCGTTCTCCGCCGCGAGGTGCGCCAGCTCCCGTCCGGTGCGGCGCTCCAGGTACCGGAAGCCCTGGGTGGCGAGCCGCCCGTTGGTGGTGCCGGAGAGCGCGAGCACGGTGTCCGCGGCCTTGACGGCGGTGTCCAGCAGCGGGCGGCCGTCGGCCGGGCCGCCGCGGGCGGTCCCGTTGCGTGCCTTGAGCTGCTCGACCTCCTGGTCCGGCCGCAGCACCACGCCCTTGACGGGCAGGCCGAGTTGCTCGACCAGCGGACCCAGCGCGGCCATCTTCGCCGCCACGGCGGGGTAGTCGCGTTCGACCACGGCCAGGTTCGGCAGGGTGACGCCGGGGACGGGCTCGCAGTCCCCGTCGCGCCAGTCGGCGTCGGTGCCGCCGGGCTGCGCCGTCTCGCCGGGGGTGTCGTGCTGGAACGGCGTGGCGACGACGTCGTGCCGCACCCCGAGGTGCTCGGCGGCGAGTTCGGAGAACCGCCCGGCGATCGCGTGGAAGGCGTCGAAGTCGGTGCGGGCCTGCCAGGGCGGGTCGACGGCCGGAGCGAAGGAGTGCACGAAGGGGTGCATGTCGGTGGAGGAGAGGTCGTGCTTCTCGTACCAGGTGGCGGCGGGCAGGACGACGTCGGACAGCAGGGTGGAGGAGGTCATCCGGAAGTCCAGCGAGAGCAGCAGGTCGAGCTTGCCCTCGGGTGCCTCCGGGTGCCAGCGGACGTCGCGCGGGCGCTGCTCCGGCCCGGCCTCGCGGGCCCGCAGCGAGGAGTGGGTGCCGAGCAGGTGCTTGCTGAAGTACTCGGCGCCCTTGGCGGAGGAGCCGAGCAGGTTGGCCCGCCAGAGCGTCATCACCCGGGGCCAGTTGGCGGGTTCGTCCGGGTCCTCGCAGGCGAACCCCAGGCGTCCGGCGCGCAGTTCCGCGACCACGTGCTCCTTCGGGTCGCGGCCGAGGTCGCGGGCCTCGTCGGCCAGGTCGAGCGGGTTGCGGTCGAAGGTCGGGTAGGAGGGCATCCAGCCGACCCGGGCCGAGCGGGCCAGCAGGTCGACGGTGGCCAGGCCGCGGAACCGGCCGGTGCCGAGCGGGGAGGCGAGCACGTCGGCGGGGTAGGTGTCGTAGCGCCACTGGTCGGTGTGCAGGAAGAACCAGCCGGTGCCGATCATCTGCCGGGGCGGGCGGGACCAGTCGGTGGCTCCGGCGAGGGTGGCCCAGCCGGTGAACGGGCGGCACTTCTCCTGGCCCACGTAGTGCGCCCAGCCGCCGCCGTTGCGGCCCTGGCAGCCGGTCAGGGTGAGCAGGGCGAGGAAGGACCGGTAGATGGTCTCGGAGTGGAACCAGTGGTTGGTGCCGGCGCCCATCAGGATCATGCAGCGGCCGCCGGACTCCTCGGCGGTGCGGGCGAACTCCCGGGCCACCCGGACCACCTGGGCGGCCGGGACCGAGGTGTGGCGTTCCTGCCAGGCGGGGGTGCCGGGGGTGTCGGCGTCCTGGTAGGAGTCCGGCCAGCGGCCGGGCAGGCCCGGGCGGCCCACGCCGTACTGGGCGAGCAGCAGGTCGTGGACGGTGGTGACCAGCGCGCCGCCGTCGAGGCGCAGGGCCGGGACGCCGCGGCGGACGATCCCGCCCAGGCCCTGGCCGTGCTCGCCGCCGTCGGTGTCGAAACGCGGCAGCAGCACCTCGACCGGGGTGGCCGCCTCGTCGCCGTACAGGGTGAGGCGCGGGTGCACGTCCTGGAGGTCGAGGTTCCAGCGGCCCTCGCCGGAGGCGGTCCAGCGGAAGCCGAGCGAGCCGTTGGGCACGGCGGGGCGGCCGGTCGCCCCGTCGAGGACGACGAGTTTCCAGTCGGCGCCCTCGACGCCGTCGCCCCCGTCCCCGCCCCCGTCCTCGCCCGAGCCACCGCCCCCGAGGTCGCTCGCGCGCAGGAACTTGGCGGGCACGTACCCGCCGTCCCGTTCGGTGAGGGTGACCAGGAACGGCAGGTCGGTGAAGCGGCGGACGTAGTCGTCGAAGAAGGGCGTCGTGCGGTCGACGAAGAACTCGCGCAGGATCACATGGCCCATCGCGAGGGCCAACGCAGCGTCGGTGCCGGGGTGGGGGTGCATCCACTCGTCGGCGAACTTGGTGTTGTCCGCGTAGTCCGGGGAGACCGCCACCACCTTCTGCCCCCGGTAGCGGGCCTCGGCCATCCAGTGCGCGTCCGGCGTCCGGGTGACCGGCACGTTGGAGCCCCACATCATCAGATAGGCGGCGTCCCACCAGTCCCCCGACTCGGGCACGTCGGTCTGGTCGCCGAACACCTGCGGGGAGGCGACCGGCAGGTCCGCGTACCAGTCGTAGAAGGAGAGCATCGGCGCGCCGATCAGCGCGTGGAAGCGGGCGCCGGCCGCGTGCGAGACCATCGACATCGCCGGGATCGGCGAGAACCCGGCGATCCGGTCCGGCCCGTACCGCTTCACGGTGTGCACGTGCGCGGCGGCGACGATCTCCACCGCCTCGTCCCAGCTCGTCCGCACCAGGCCGCCCTTGCCCCGGGCCCGCTGGTAGGAGCGGCGGCGCTCCGGATCGTCCTGGACGTCCGCCCAGGCGAGCACCGGGTCCCCCAGCCGGGCGAGCGCCTCCCGGTACAGCTCCAGCAGCACCCCGCGCACGTACGGGTGGCGGACCCGGGTGGGCGAGTAGGTGTACCAGGAGAAGGCGGCGCCGCGCGGGCAGCCGCGCGGCTCGTACTCGGGGCGGTCGGGGCCGACGGACGGGTAGTCGGTGGCCTGGGTCTCCCAGGTGATGATGCCGTCCTTGACGAAGACCTTCCAGCGGCAGGAGCCGGTGCAGTTGACGCCGTGGGTGGAGTACACGACCTTGTCGTGGCTCCAGCGGTCCCGGTAGAAGGAGTCGGAGTCCCGCCCGCCGGTGAGCCGGACGCTGTGCAGGTCGGGCGCCGGGGTTCCGGGGCGGAAGAACCGGCCCG comes from Streptomyces sp. TLI_053 and encodes:
- the narJ gene encoding nitrate reductase molybdenum cofactor assembly chaperone → MSGDGAAAVVRRVAAECLCYPDRTTPPTELTALLAPVRHAAAAPLRAFLGRAAGLPPGELARQYVEVFDFRQRHSLHLSWWTDGDTRRRGAALLRFKAAYRAHALEFTGEDLPDFLPAVLEFTAATGDDTLLREHRPALELLRLALTEHGTPYADVLAAVCATLPGPSPKDRAAALALARSGPPREDVGLDPLTPYGHLGLLPVLTEPS
- a CDS encoding AAA family ATPase; amino-acid sequence: MTDTSTPSDASPAALRQDAELIAGVVAAAGRDMVDREAVAEVVALCAVAGEHLLVVGPPGTAKSEAVRRVAGQLGGRYFEYLLGRFTEPNELFGPVDLRSLREGRVEFETSGMLPEADVAFLDEVFLGSTAVLNTLLGLLNEGVFRRGGTVLASPLRVCVGAANHLPEDPALAAFADRFLARVFVDPVADARLEELLEAGRRPAPAPVVQLPDGPRGGAGPDGRLGALDRLADAARGCGLDGVTPLLASALRRLRAAGVPVSDRRAVRSQRLVAAAAVLDGRTVATARDLWVLPLVAPTADTQALARDTLGDLIEKAANQSLAHAAEELSRSSAARAERLARTGAALLAGHRGLPEGRDSRLRLEAALREIDAGFAPADLPAALAGIRAELVAAVAPS
- a CDS encoding DUF4240 domain-containing protein, with product MSTIDEAPAAELSWQRFWQLIDLIGGESAVAVCATLDEGCERLGEVLAAGPVEEILGYGERLVEALYRLDREEYGTQRAVDPDLPGVPVPLSDDGFLYARAAVVAAGRAAYDRVLADPELFAAHSFRSGEALLYVHEEAFEAATGEEWEHVTRYDYESCSNREGWPNL
- the narH gene encoding nitrate reductase subunit beta, whose translation is MRVMAQLAMVMNLDKCIGCHTCSVTCKQTWTNRAGTEYVWFNNVETRPGLGYPRRYEDQEKWRGGWRLDRHGRLKLRQGGRLYKLATIFANPVLPTLQDYYEPWTYDYRALTDAPLGEDYPVGRPHSMITGRPMAVEWSPNWDDDLGGAPEHGPADPNVERMREEVGRRIRFEYEQSFMFYLPRICEHCLNPACVAACPSGAIYKRAEDGIVLVDQDGCRGWRQCVTGCPYKKIYFNHRTGKAEKCTFCYPRTEVGLPTVCSETCVGRLRYLGIVLYDADRVTEAASVADEHQLYRAQLGVFLDPEDPEVRRAAERDGVPHDWIEAARRSPVHALISTYRVALPLHPEYRTLPMVWYIPPLSPVVEEVAASGHDGEDAGNLFGAIDALRIPVDYLAQLFTAGDPVPVRAALDRLAAMRAHMRAVNLGRTPDPAAAEAVGLDARQVEDLFRLLAIAKYEDRYVIPTAARADAERLEESAVPTGCGLDHTDGDPGGADGPFGEGSGRRSLPLITVESFHALRRRQTGDRQDPPEAGR
- a CDS encoding CAP domain-containing protein; the encoded protein is MNDTSTRTTRVRARSAGAVLAACALSVTGLALSAAPANAAATDVVEQTITIQDHQNHHALAGADGEGSRIVARNYRDSSTQFWISNKPNGRVDFVRNVNGTERVVEMDTRDGRTTQFVHWWAGDNQQWTLENAAEGGTYLHNARDNRCLTYHGQDREVTVESCDGSMSQRFDLVPGSGTTQPPTSSNEQRFLQRLNELRAQYGKAPVRLDATLGQAARCNAGQMDQRHVSGHFCDSGAIAKGLGYNWRAWGEIAFYGPTGIDAAFDGWVRSSLHFNIMIDGNYTEVGLSQVGAASWNADFGTR
- the narI gene encoding respiratory nitrate reductase subunit gamma, encoding MDTFLWGALPYIALALLVSGLVWRYRYDRFGWTTRSSEIYESRLLNLASPVFHYGILFVLVGHLMGLFVPASWTDAVGLDEHAYNLLSLFAGCAAGLLAVTGILVLLYRRRTNPAVLRATTRNDKLMYAVLLAAIVLGLVAKLTHASLDAGYDYRTTIAPWVRSLFTLSPDVYRMADVPVAFKVHAVVGLLLFALLPFTRLVHMFSAPVQYLFRPYIVYRSRDPKQPAGAPPRRGWEGVED